Proteins encoded in a region of the Bacillaceae bacterium S4-13-56 genome:
- a CDS encoding sodium:proton antiporter: MNRILSMIMIILSFGVLWKYKYRILSTVLSVGVIRKLGIRFAFRWPKLRSAMMGSVFGTSPQTKSY, encoded by the coding sequence ATGAATCGCATCCTGAGTATGATCATGATTATTCTTTCTTTTGGCGTATTATGGAAATACAAGTATCGCATCTTATCAACTGTTTTGTCAGTTGGTGTGATTAGAAAACTGGGAATCCGATTTGCTTTTAGATGGCCAAAGTTAAGAAGTGCTATGATGGGAAGCGTGTTTGGAACTAGTCCTCAAACGAAATCTTATTAG